One window of the Anomaloglossus baeobatrachus isolate aAnoBae1 chromosome 12, aAnoBae1.hap1, whole genome shotgun sequence genome contains the following:
- the LOC142257486 gene encoding B2 bradykinin receptor-like, with translation MMTEQPNLNMSANTNAPPGNYCIDMAKFDWLFTYQPIYMWFIFVVGFILNLFAILVFILHKSRCTVAEIYLGNMAAADLIFVSGLPFWAIYIANRYYWPFGSFMCVAVNGLIQLNLYSSIYFLMMVSIDRYLALVKTMSVGRMRRPWWAKVNCVIIWMFAFVLSLPSVIFRKVQFFEPLNTTACLIFPPFENWKIFTNMILNILGFLVPLFVIAFCTFHIISVLRNNAMQHFKEVNNEKKATWLVLAVLLVFIVCWLPFHISTFINTLERFNVFSSCEVESVNHIFNQISTYIGFSNSCINPIMYIMVGNHFRQKAIEVYRMLLRRGTNRRKSSFGLDESNSTQISYAKKKSIG, from the coding sequence ATGATGACCGAACAACCCAACTTAAACATGTCCGCTAATACCAACGCCCCTCCAGGAAATTACTGCATAGACATGGCTAAGTTCGACTGGCTCTTCACCTACCAACCCATCTACATGTGGTTCATCTTCGTTGTAGGCTTCATATTAAACTTGTTTGCCATTTTGGTCTTTATCCTTCATAAGAGCCGCTGCACAGTGGCAGAGATCTACCTGGGAAACATGGCTGCTGCCGATCTGATTTTTGTCAGTGGCTTACCCTTCTGGGCTATATACATCGCCAATAGGTACTACTGGCCGTTTGGAAGTTTCATGTGTGTGGCTGTCAATGGCTTGATTCAACTCAACCTCTATAGCAGCATCTACTTTCTGATGATGGTCAGTATTGACCGATATCTGGCTTTGGTGAAGACCATGTCTGTTGGTCGGATGAGAAGACCATGGTGGGCCaaggtgaactgtgtcatcatctggaTGTTTGCATTTGTGTTAAGCTTGCCCTCAGTGATCTTCCGAAAAGTGCAGTTCTTCGAACCCCTTAATACCACTGCCTGTTTAATATTCCCACCATTTGAAAACTGGAAAATTTTCACAAATATGATCCTGAATATCCTTGgcttcttggtgcctctgttcgtTATTGCCTTCTGTACATTTCACATTATTTCCGTTTTGAGGAACAACGCAATGCAACATTTCAAGGAAGTCAATAATGAAAAAAAGGCCACTTGGCTGGTGTTGGCCGTTCTCTTGGTCTTCATAGTGTGCTGGCTCCCCTTCCATATTTCTACCTTTATTAACACATTGGAACGTTTCAATGTGTTTTCGTCATGTGAAGTGGAATCGGTAAATCATATTTTTAACCAAATCTCTACATACATTGGGTTCAGTAACAGCTGTATCAATCCCATCATGTACATCATGGTTGGAAACCACTTTAGGCAAAAAGCCATAGAGGTTTACAGAATGCTTCTACGTAGAGGAACCAACAGGAGAAAGTCATCGTTCGGGCTCGATGAAAGCAATTCAACACAGATTTCGTACGCCAAGAAGAAATCAATTGGTTGA